AAAATTCGAAACGCCAAACTACAAAAGGGTTatgctgcaatttttgtttgcttatcGACGCGTGCTGTTCACTTAGAGGCCTGTTCGGATTTATCGACTGAAGCTTTCCTCTCCACTTTTAATCGCTTTGTAGGAAGAAGGGGTTTTCCTAAAAAGGTTTTTTCCGACAACGGAACTAACTTCATAGGTGCAAATAGAACCCTTGTGAGGGAGTTCAAGGAATTTCTGAAAGCTTCTGAAAAATCTGTTATTGAGAAATATGGTATGCATGGGTTTTCTTGGCACTTCATACCGCCCCACGCTCCACATATGGGAGGCTTGTGGGAGGCGGCTGTGAAGAGTATGAAAACACATTTTCGAAAGGTTGCCTCGAACATGAAGTTCACATTTGAGGAGTTTTCCACCCTTTTAGTGCGAATTGAGAGTGTACTGAACTCGCGACCACTGTCTCCTATCAGCGAAGACCCCACTGATCTTATTCCACTGACTCCTGGCCACTTAATTAGAGGGGCCGCTTTGATGGCCATACCTGAGGAATACTCAGATAATTTATCGTTGATGAATCGTTGGCAAAGACTGAAAACTTTGCAAATACTGTTTGCTAAGAGGTGGAAAAATGAATATGTATCAGAATTACAAAGAAGATACAAATGGAAGACTACTCAGCTTAATTTGGAAAAAGACGATTTTGTTGTCGTCAAAGATGACAATCTTCCCCCCACGGAGTGGTGTCTGGGAAGAGTATTAAAAGTTTTCACTGGAAAAGACTCCAAGGTTCGTGTTGCGGAAATACGCACACAGAATGGAACACTTATTCGTCCTTTAGTTAAACTATGCATTCTACCCAAAGCCTAGTCGTTAGCCTTAGTAAAACACGTTCACACACTCAATAAAACTTACATTCTAGCACATCATCTAGCGCACCAAAATGTCGCATTTGTAAAAATCGACATTACCTTAAAAATTGCCCAGAGTTCCAGCGCATGTTCGTGGCCAAAAGACGAGACGTAATAAGAGAAAAGGGCTTCTGTTACAACTGCCTTGGCACAGCTCACACCCGGAACTGGTGCCCATCCAGAAGCAAATGCATGGTGTGCCAGCTTAACCACCATACCATGGTTCACGTGGATAAATCACCCAACCCTAAGGCGGCAAGTCAACCCAGGGAATCATCCAACACTCACGAGTACCACCGAAGCCGAACTAGCTCCCATAAACCATCATCATCACGGACCAAAAAACAATCGAACAATAGGCAACGAAGTTCACCACAAAACAAGAGAACCAGCAACCATAAGCCGCACTTTAAAGAACGGTTGAGCCGACGTTCTAGAGTTCATGTGTTTTTGCCTACGGCTCTAGCTCGTGTTCGAACCTCTGAAGGCCCGGCAAAGGCCAGATTACTACTGAGTTCAGGCGAAGTTCAGACGGTGATACTCCAGGCCCTGGTAGACAGATTGAATCTTCAAACGATAAAAAGGGACAGTAAGACTTACTGTACCCTAAATTTAGAATCTTACCATGATCCGATGGTAAAAATTCAAGTAACCGGCCTTGTTCACTCCCGTTTCCATACaactcttccaacaactacaacGGCagcaaaacttcgtacaattTATGACACCCTGCATGACTTAGCCGATCCACACTTCTGCAATCCATCAAATGTCGAAATTC
The window above is part of the Stomoxys calcitrans unplaced genomic scaffold, idStoCalc2.1 SCAFFOLD_269, whole genome shotgun sequence genome. Proteins encoded here:
- the LOC131998398 gene encoding uncharacterized protein LOC131998398 gives rise to the protein MFVAKRRDVIREKGFCYNCLGTAHTRNWCPSRSKCMVCQLNHHTMVHVDKSPNPKAASQPRESSNTHEYHRSRTSSHKPSSSRTKKQSNNRQRSSPQNKRTSNHKPHFKERLSRRSRVHVFLPTALARVRTSEGPAKARLLLSSGEVQTVILQALVDRLNLQTIKRDSKTYCTLNLESYHDPMVKIQVTGLVHSRFHTTLPTTTTAAKLRTIYDTLHDLADPHFCNPSNVEILLANDNLPKILRAGMIQTSSNMPIAQSTIFGWIISGACHY